One stretch of Pomacea canaliculata isolate SZHN2017 linkage group LG1, ASM307304v1, whole genome shotgun sequence DNA includes these proteins:
- the LOC112572771 gene encoding uncharacterized protein LOC112572771, translating to MFTGQRFCIKDLKIRRAGLTVVPLEPIRDLAKLRYLFLDKNNITRLPRDGLRGITATTICFSENPLRSVERGAFNGLRPKLNLLLEKTEVSDISFIFEYPQDTFGFLSLYESPIPCDCTLERIRREKPESFLYGTCSHGGKALDLRDPQLEAVLQQKCHPSESVFANMSSSPLFALSTVQPHTAKPPVKRDKKRKKVNDSKDDDDDDGEEGETMQKYTADVATRPHSVASVWAVQFLLTVFVLT from the coding sequence ATGTTCACCGGCCAGAGATTCTGCATCAAAGACCTCAAGATCCGGCGAGCGGGGCTGACCGTCGTGCCACTGGAGCCCATCAGGGACCTCGCCAAGCTGCGTTACCTGTTCCTGGACAAGAACAACATCACGCGGCTGCCGCGTGACGGTTTGCGGGGCATCACAGCCACGACCATCTGCTTCAGCGAGAATCCTCTGCGCTCAGTCGAGCGGGGAGCATTCAACGGCCTGCGTCCCAAGCTGAACTTGTTGCTGGAGAAGACGGAAGTGAGCGACATCAGCTTCATTTTCGAGTACCCACAAGACACGTTCGGATTTCTGAGCCTCTACGAGTCGCCCATCCCGTGTGACTGCACGCTTGAGCGCATTCGCCGCGAGAAACCGGAGAGTTTCCTGTACGGCACCTGCTCACACGGGGGCAAGGCGCTGGACCTTAGGGACCCGCAGTTGGAGGCCGTTCTCCAACAGAAGTGCCACCCATCGGAGTCTGTCTTCGCCAACATGTCGTCATCGCCATTGTTTGCTCTCAGCACGGTGCAGCCGCATACAGCAAAACCGCCGGTCAAGCGGgacaaaaagaggaaaaaagtcaaTGATAGcaaggacgacgacgacgacgacggtgaAGAGGGGGAGACGATGCAGAAGTACACCGCTGACGTCGCCACAAGACCTCACTCTGTAGCCTCAGTGTGGGCTGTGCAGTTCTTGttgactgtttttgttttaacgtGA
- the LOC112572780 gene encoding uncharacterized protein LOC112572780 — MCFCLLQSLRGARRGRSRLTALCALAHNNEATGEAKSSSASSERLEEIPPPLAELAALLRVISLRHLRDGIVAVVSSTPAIGGAGVAPEFCLALPSPLHVQGGPRAAGGARVRRAVLAPAPASCARPGALTVVDVAVMVKLDYCDLQHVTRADLPPGLRLAILHLNGNAGLRLEQDVLANIRNTLVVLDLQATNLPFSEPLLFLKGCSQLQELRLSFNNKGTRTPRT; from the exons atgtgcttctgtCTACTCCAGTCCCTCCGTGGCGCGCGGCGAGGGAGGAGCCGCCTCACCGCCCTGTGTGCTCTCGCGCACAACAACGAGGCCACTGGAGAAGCTAAATCATCGTCGGCCAGCAGCGAGCGACTGGAGGAGATTCCGCCGCCTCTCGCTGAGTTAGCAGCACTGCTACGTGTAATCAGTTTACGG CATCTGAGGGATGgcattgttgctgttgtttcttctACTCCTGCGATTGGCGGTGCAGGTGTCGCCCCAGAGTTCTGCCTGGCCCTGCCCAGTCCCCTGCACGTGCAGGGAGGACCACGTGCAGCAGGTGGGGCGCGCGTACGCCGTGCTGTGCTCGCACCAGCGCCTGCCTCGTGTGCCAGACCTGGCGCCCTGACGGTGGTGGACGTGGCGGTGATGGTCAAGCTGGACTACTGCGACCTGCAGCACGTCACGCGAGCCGACCTGCCGCCGGGCCTGCGCCTGGCCATCCTTCACCTCAACGGCAACGCTGGCCTGCGACTGGAGCAGGACGTCTTAGCCAACATACGGAACACGCTGGTGGTGCTGGACCTACAAGCCACCAACCTGCCCTTCAGCGAACCTCTCCTCTTCCTGAAGGGTTGTAGCCAGCTGCAAGAGCTGCGCCTCAGCTTCAACAACAAGGGCACGCGCACGCCTCGGACGTGA